From one Melioribacteraceae bacterium genomic stretch:
- a CDS encoding proline--tRNA ligase yields MRLSKAFIPTLKEVPADAVIPSHILMVRAGLVRMLSAGIYSFLPVGYKMIKKISDIIREEMNAIGGQEFHLPALNPKDIWEETNRVEAFGDTMFHIKNRDYVLAPTHEEIMTFHAKGVLKSYKDLPQIWYQIQTKFRNEPRPRSGVIRGRQFLMKDAYSFDTSYETLDKSYELHDKAYRKIFDRCGLKYFIVGASSGAMGGSKSEEFMVQSDAGEDTVAHCENCGYAANVEVAKSVIDPVNRLSVSKQIEEISTPNVKSIDELCEFLKIDQRETAKSRIYIHNDEPVLILMSGNDEVNETKLESVLGGNVRPGHPEELNEITGADAGSIGPIGFKKRIIADNRLMDGNNLYSGANKNDYHIGGIDLKRDVPTIEYADLRTVESGEKCIQCGSPISVFKAIELGHIFKLGTKYTDAMGVNYLDENGKGHPIVMGSYGIGVERVLACYLEQNHDDRGIVWDKNLAPFQIHLIGLNMKNDEINKASSKLYDELTSEGYEVLFDDRLDVSAGFKFNDADLMGMPVQVVVGEKNYKNGNVEIKIRRTGEKEVVAISNLKSKLEDLLS; encoded by the coding sequence ATGCGTTTATCAAAAGCTTTTATTCCCACATTAAAAGAAGTTCCGGCGGATGCAGTTATACCAAGCCATATTCTAATGGTTAGAGCCGGTTTAGTTAGAATGTTATCAGCCGGTATTTATTCATTTCTTCCTGTTGGTTACAAAATGATTAAGAAAATTTCCGATATTATTCGTGAAGAAATGAATGCTATAGGCGGACAAGAATTTCATTTGCCGGCGCTTAACCCAAAAGATATTTGGGAAGAGACAAATCGTGTTGAAGCTTTCGGTGATACAATGTTTCACATAAAAAATCGTGATTATGTTTTAGCTCCAACACACGAAGAAATTATGACATTCCATGCAAAAGGAGTTTTAAAATCATATAAAGACTTACCTCAGATTTGGTATCAGATTCAAACTAAATTTAGAAATGAACCTAGACCAAGAAGCGGTGTTATTCGTGGAAGACAATTTTTAATGAAAGATGCTTATTCATTCGATACCTCTTATGAAACACTTGATAAATCATATGAGTTACATGATAAAGCATATAGAAAAATTTTCGATAGATGCGGATTGAAATACTTTATAGTAGGAGCTTCATCCGGTGCAATGGGTGGAAGCAAATCAGAAGAATTTATGGTTCAATCTGATGCCGGTGAAGATACAGTTGCACATTGTGAGAATTGTGGATATGCCGCAAATGTTGAAGTAGCAAAGTCTGTAATTGATCCGGTAAATCGTCTCTCAGTAAGCAAGCAAATAGAAGAAATCAGTACACCAAATGTTAAATCGATTGATGAACTCTGTGAATTTTTGAAAATTGATCAACGTGAGACTGCTAAATCAAGAATTTATATTCATAACGATGAACCGGTTTTAATTTTAATGAGCGGAAATGATGAAGTCAACGAAACAAAATTAGAATCTGTGCTCGGCGGAAATGTTCGTCCCGGTCATCCTGAGGAATTAAACGAAATAACCGGTGCCGATGCCGGTTCAATCGGTCCGATAGGATTTAAGAAAAGAATTATTGCAGACAATAGATTAATGGATGGCAACAATTTATATAGCGGTGCAAATAAAAATGATTATCATATCGGCGGTATTGATTTAAAGCGAGATGTTCCGACAATTGAGTATGCGGATTTACGTACAGTTGAGAGCGGTGAGAAATGTATTCAATGTGGCTCACCCATTAGCGTATTCAAGGCAATTGAACTTGGACACATCTTTAAACTCGGGACAAAGTACACAGATGCTATGGGTGTAAATTACTTAGATGAGAACGGTAAAGGACATCCGATAGTTATGGGAAGTTATGGAATTGGCGTTGAACGGGTATTAGCTTGTTACCTTGAACAAAATCATGATGATCGCGGAATAGTTTGGGATAAAAACTTAGCTCCTTTCCAAATTCATTTGATTGGCTTGAACATGAAGAATGACGAAATAAATAAAGCTTCATCAAAACTTTATGATGAATTAACTAGCGAAGGCTACGAGGTTTTATTTGATGATAGACTTGATGTTTCTGCTGGTTTTAAATTTAACGATGCTGATCTAATGGGTATGCCGGTTCAAGTTGTTGTCGGTGAAAAAAATTATAAAAATGGAAATGTTGAAATTAAAATTCGAAGAACCGGTGAAAAGGAAGTCGTGGCAATAAGTAATTTGAAATCAAAGCTGGAAGATTTATTAAGTTAA